The Streptomyces sp. NBC_00306 sequence CGAGGGATCGTCGGGGGGTGGCTCGGTCAGACGCTGACGCATGACGCTCATGCCGGGCTCCGCCTTGATGGGCCAGCGCATCAGCCGGTGGACGCTGTCGATCGTCGGGCTGGTGACCACATCGTCGGAGGCGGTCTCCACCAGCTGGTCCAGCGAGGTGTCCAATGCGCGGGCGAGGATGACCAGCTGATCCAGTGCGAGCCGGCGCTGACCGTTCTCGATGCGACTGAGGGTGGACTGGCTGACGTTCGCGCGGGTGGCCAGTTCCTCCAGTGACCAGCCCTGCGCCACGCGCAGAGCCCGGATGCGTTTGCGTACCAGGCTGTCCAGTTCGCCATCGCTTTGCGGCATGAGCAATATCGTATGCTCTGGATGCAAGTCCGGTTCAGGTTCTCCGACCGCAGCAGCGAAGCCGGCCGGCCCTTCCCGCCCGGCGGGAACGCGCGTTGAGCAGTGTCACGGCATGGTTTCCGCGCCGCTGAGCGGGATGACGCGAGCCGTGGCACTGGCTGTTGCGATCACGAAGTCGTCCGCGTCGGTGAGCGAGGCTTCGAGATGGGCGATATCGCCCACGCGATGCACCACGCGGCCGTTCCCGAAGAGCCGTCCGGGGCGGACGGGGCGGAGAAAGGACACCTTGAACTCCAGCGTGGACTGAAACTGGTCGGGCTGGAGGGTGGCGAGAAGCGCAGGGCCGACCGTGTCGTAGAGCATCGCGGCGAGAAAGGCCCCCAGGACGTTGCCGGTTGGATTGATGAAGTCCTCGGTCGCGTGGAAGGCCACGCGAATCGTGCCGTTGTCGACGTCCGCGTCGATGAACTCCCACCCCAGGGTGGCCGCCGCACGCGGCATCGGCGAGCGCCCGTTCACTCCATCCCAGAACGGGCCTGATCGTTCGCTCATCGCGTCTCCCTGGGCTGCGGCTGTCCGGTGCCGTCCGTCCTTTCCCTCTGGTTCCCTTCGCCTGTCGCTCACCCGCGGCGGCTCACCCGGTTGGACCCGGTCATCCACTGGTGGACGCCCGTGGGCGATGTGCGGCCGGATCGCACGACGGGCGGGGACGATCACGAAGGGATGAATACGTGCAGAGGGCACCCCGTCGCGTCCGGGCGCCGTGCACGCTGCCGATGTGCACAAAGAAGGAGACAGGGCTGTTCCCCGACAGCGGACCACGGAGCCGGAACGTCACCGGCGACCCACTCAACGGCCCCCCGTCGCCCGTCGAGGCGGACCGGGCGACCGTGTCGGCACCGTCGAGGCCCGCATCCGCTACTGGTTCGACACCACGCTGGCCCGCGGTACCTCCGCACTCGTCGGGTGGCTCGCCCTCGCCTGTCTCGCCGTGGTGGTTCCCGTCAGCGCTCTCCTCGTCTGGACCGACCAGCGCGCACCGGTGGCCACGGGATCGAAGATCGTCGCGGTGTGGCGCAGCACGGGCCAGACCATGCGGCTGGGTGGCGAGGTCGGGCCGCCGCTGCGGGTCGCCCTGTCGGTGCTGCTCGCCCTCATCGCCCTCTTCTACGTCTCCACCCTGGTCAGCCTCATCACCGCGGGTATGACCGACCGGCTGATCGCCCTGCGCCGCGGCCACTCCACCGTGCTGGAGAGCGGTCACACCGTGGTCCTCGGCTGGTCCGAGCAGATGCAGACGGTCGTCTCCGAACTGGTCGCCGCGAACGCCGGGCTCCGCCAAAGCATCGTCGTGGTTCTCGCCGACCGCGACCCCGCCGAGATGGAGGACATCCTCCGGTCCGACCTCGGTGACACAGGCCGCACCCGGCTCGTCATCCGCAGCGGACGCCCCACCGACCCCGCGGCCCTGGCCCGGGTCAGTCCCGCGACCGCCGACGCTGTGGTGGTCCTCCCGCGCGACGACCCCGCCGAGGACGCCGAGATCGTCAAGACCCTTCTGTCGCTGCGTGCCGTCGTCGGCGAAGAGCGCGACCTGCCGGTCGTTGCGGCCGTGCGCGACGACCGCTACCTCGCCGCGGCCCGCCTGGCCGGCGGACCCGGAGCCACGGTGCTGGAGATCGACGACGTTTCCGCCCGCCTGCTCGTGCAGTGTGTCCGCAGTCCCGGCCTCTCCCTCGTCCACCAGGAACTCCTGGACTACGCGGGCGACGAGTTCCACACCGTGCGGAGCCCGGTGTTGACCGGCCGGACGTTCAGGGAGGCGGCCGCGGCCTGCCCCGTATCGAGCGCCGTCGGCGTCGTCCACGCGGACGGCGGCCTCACCCTCGCCCCACCCGCCGCTCTCACGCTGACCGGTGGTGACGGCTTGGTCGTCATCGCACGCGACAGGGAATCCACGCACCTGGCACCGGTCGCCGACCCCTACGATCCGACGGTCCTCGCCGACGAACCCCCGCCGCGGGCACGGGTGCCCGAGCGCCTGCTGCTGCTCGGCTGGAACCGCAGGGCCCGCCGGATCGTCGACCAGCTTGCCCGGTCCGCGCCGCCGGGTTCGTCCCTCGACGTAGTGGCCGGGCGCAAGGCCGCCACGGTGGCAGGGCTGCGCGCTGCCGACCGGGCGGTGGCGGACACCCTGACGGTCGTCCACCGGCCGAGCGATCCCACCCTGCGAGAGACCGTTGAAGAACTCGACCTATCCGACTATCACGGGGTGATCGTCCTCGGACCGGATCGCCGCCGTTCCGGGCAGGACGACCCCGACGACCGCACCCTCGTCACCCTGCTCCACCTCCGGGCCCGAGAGCGTGACACCGGTGTACGGGTGCCCGTCGTCACGGAGTTGACCGACGACCGCAACCGGCTCATCGCCCCGGTCGCTCCGGGTGCCGACTTCGTCGTCAGCGGCAAGCTGATCGGCCTGCT is a genomic window containing:
- a CDS encoding CASTOR/POLLUX-related putative ion channel yields the protein MRYWFDTTLARGTSALVGWLALACLAVVVPVSALLVWTDQRAPVATGSKIVAVWRSTGQTMRLGGEVGPPLRVALSVLLALIALFYVSTLVSLITAGMTDRLIALRRGHSTVLESGHTVVLGWSEQMQTVVSELVAANAGLRQSIVVVLADRDPAEMEDILRSDLGDTGRTRLVIRSGRPTDPAALARVSPATADAVVVLPRDDPAEDAEIVKTLLSLRAVVGEERDLPVVAAVRDDRYLAAARLAGGPGATVLEIDDVSARLLVQCVRSPGLSLVHQELLDYAGDEFHTVRSPVLTGRTFREAAAACPVSSAVGVVHADGGLTLAPPAALTLTGGDGLVVIARDRESTHLAPVADPYDPTVLADEPPPRARVPERLLLLGWNRRARRIVDQLARSAPPGSSLDVVAGRKAATVAGLRAADRAVADTLTVVHRPSDPTLRETVEELDLSDYHGVIVLGPDRRRSGQDDPDDRTLVTLLHLRARERDTGVRVPVVTELTDDRNRLIAPVAPGADFVVSGKLIGLLMTQISQNPRLASVFEELFAPGGNTIHLLPAGDFVRPGHRASFASVAEAASRRGGCAIGYRSAARAWEPPHHGVRINPPKAYARRWGDADEVIVVAPAVPAPAARVDAAPHDTE
- a CDS encoding helix-turn-helix domain-containing protein, with translation MPQSDGELDSLVRKRIRALRVAQGWSLEELATRANVSQSTLSRIENGQRRLALDQLVILARALDTSLDQLVETASDDVVTSPTIDSVHRLMRWPIKAEPGMSVMRQRLTEPPPDDPSRMRAHPGREWLVVLSGTAILMLGHRRLRIETNQAAEFPTMLPHAIGTEGGPCEILGIFDRDARRGHRRDSGSKGPGSDYASDGSCT
- a CDS encoding PaaI family thioesterase, which gives rise to MSERSGPFWDGVNGRSPMPRAAATLGWEFIDADVDNGTIRVAFHATEDFINPTGNVLGAFLAAMLYDTVGPALLATLQPDQFQSTLEFKVSFLRPVRPGRLFGNGRVVHRVGDIAHLEASLTDADDFVIATASATARVIPLSGAETMP